The Mauremys reevesii isolate NIE-2019 linkage group 21, ASM1616193v1, whole genome shotgun sequence genome has a window encoding:
- the LOC120387763 gene encoding uncharacterized protein LOC120387763 has protein sequence MSGAGSGGRFLSSASLQGKPTASQAREAAGAQTGRIAGPGEPGLCGTCRCSPNSTSGGSRTVQRILAACMVSLFTLLGAISFDLSSSFEMWRNTEKALQEFSSCENLLAFRLIVLLQEERHLCCWDQPARRNGSWHDQLLERLNSLCQETEETLYSKNHQCKEEKGSACGIYITKMRQRLNNTWDVVEPGVVLSGVISELLEAFDSPSEDLITVRSNPDWADVMSLRLILRIKEVILRAHEMPKASPPPRSLQSAWQPITTILNYAIFTSENVQTCWMENVNLSRYFTRYEGISLFIPFLGSSPPIPSRGLAKELNYVQSCLLQKGHEKLHRKSKEIVSTISLKITLLVIACLIYPIVLVSFKQMTDWIQNYARSLKERTEDLKRERRLAEDLLHQMLPKSVAKQLRKHKHVQAENYDQVTIFFSDIVGFTSIAASCTPLQVVEMLNNLYNCFDTRIESYDVYKIETIGDAYMVVSGLPERNGEKHADEIAKMSLDLVAAVRQVPIPHMPTGRLQLRAGIHTGPCVAGVVGYKMPRYCLFGDTVNTASRMESTSLPQKIHISCATYHALLTDDAYEIELRGEIEIKGKGKMKTYWLLGNKNYSVQNDSLVCHWNPAISRKKKMENSLLSARQSSTGTVGAVLSERSTLASQDGTGSASHTRVTSDLAWTSGSSISEAGREPKNGSHHSYPQSLKNNIVPLGSPVSGQGDNSARLDQGEYLGDYGNGLLEKNGFLPGFVDEM, from the exons ATGTCGGGGGCAGGCAGCGGGGGCCGCTTCCTCTCCTCCGCTTCCCTGCAGGGGAAACCGACGGCCAGCCAGGCTCGGGAGGCAGCCGGAGCGCAGACGGGAAGGATCGCGGGGCCAGGGGAGCCCGGCCTCTGCGGAACCTGCAG ATGCTCTCCCAACTCAACCTCTGGAGGTAGCAGAACAGTCCAGAGGATTTTGGCAGCGTGCATGGTCTCCCTGTTTACCCTCCTAGGAGCCATCTCTTTTGATTTAAGCAGTAGTTTTGAAATGTGGAGAAACACAGAAAAAGCCCTTCAGGAATTTTCCTCTTGTGAGAATCTTTTGGCTTTTCGCCTTATAGTTCTCCTCCAGGAAGAAAGACATCTCTGCTGTTGGGACCAACCAGCTAGGAGGAATGGATCTTGGCATGATCAACTACTGGAAAGGTTAAACTCTCTCTGCCAAGAGACTGAAGAGACATTATACAGCAAGAACCACCAATGCAAGGAAGAGAAGGGATCTGCCTGTGGGATTTACATCACTAAAATGAGACAAAGATTAAATAACACCTGGGATGTTGTTGAGCCTGGTGTGGTGTTGTCTGGAGTTATCTCCGAATTGCTGGAGGCTTTTGATAGCCCCAGTGAGGACCTCATAACTGTGAGATCCAACCCTGACTGGGCAGATGTGATGTCCCTTAGACTCATACTTAGAATAAAGGAAGTCATCCTCCGAGCTCATGAGATGCCCAAGGCATCACCACCACCTAGAAGCTTGCAATCAGCATGGCAGCCGATCACCACCATTCTGAATTATGCCATCTTCACATCAGAGAACGTACAGACGTGCTGGATGGAGAACGTGAACCTGTCACGCTATTTCACTCGCTATGAAGGCATTTCTCTTTTCATCCCATTCCTGGGCTCATCCCCACCAATTCCCAGCAGAGGCCTGGCCAAGGAACTCAATTATGTACAGAGCTGCTTATTACAGAAAGGGCACGAAAAACTCCATAGGAAGTCTAAGGAAATTGTCTCCACAATTAGCCTTAAGATCACACTACTGGTGATAGCCTGCCTCATCTACCCCATAGTCCTGGTGTCCTTTAAGCAAATGACAGATTGGATCCAGAATTATGCCAGGAGCCTTAAGGAAAGGACAGAAGACTTGAAGAGGGAGAGGCGGCTGGCTGAGGACCTCCTGCACCAGATGTTGCCaaaatctgtggcaaagcagCTGAGGAAACACAAACATGTCCAGGCAGAAAACTATGACCAG GTGACTATCTTTTTCTCTGACATCGTGGGGTTCACTAGCATcgctgcctcctgcacccccctgcaaGTTGTCGAGATGCTCAACAACCTCTACAACTGCTTCGACACCAGGATCGAGTCCTATGATGTTTACAAG ATAGAGACCATCGGCGATGCCTACATGGTAGTGAGTGGCCTGCCGGAGAGGAATGGCGAGAAGCATGCTGATGAGATTGCCAAAATGTCTCTGGACTTGGTGGCTGCGGTCCGACAGGTCCCGATCCCCCACATGCCAAcgggcaggctgcagctgcgGGCTGGGATCCACACAG GCCCCTGCGTGGCTGGCGTTGTTGGGTACAAAATGCCCCGTTACTGCCTCTTCGGGGACACGGTGAACACGGCTTCTCGCATGGAGTCCACCAGCCTGC CTCAGAAGATACACATCAGCTGTGCGACGTACCACGCTCTGCTCACGGACGACGCCTATGAAATCGAGCTGAGAGGGGAAATTGAAATCAAG GGCAAAGGCAAAATGAAAACCTACTGGCTCCTTGGGAACAAGAACTACAGCGTCCAAAATGACAGCCTGGTCTGTCACTGGAATCCAGCCATCTCCAGGAAAAAGAAGATGGAGAACAGTCTGCTGTCTGCCCGACAA TCTAGTACAGGTACCGTGGGTGCAGTGCTGAGCGAGAGAAGCACCTTAGCATCGCAGGATGGGACTGGCTCAGCCAGCCACACCAGAGTAACCTCTGACCTGGCTTGGACATCTGGGAGTTCTATCAGCGAGGCAGGCCGGGAGCCGAAGAACGGATCTCATCACAGCTACCCACAGAGCCTCAAGAATAACATTGTTCCCCTGGGCTCTCCAGTGTCTGGGCAAGGGGACAACAGTGCTCGGCTGGACCAAGGGGAGTATCTCGGAGACTATGGGAATGGATTgctggaaaaaaatgggtttctcCCAGGGTTTGTGGATGAGATGTGA